GCCTCGCACATGTACCCAAGTGCTGGGGGTGTTCGCCTCTTCCCTCAGAACAGTACGGACCCTGCAAGGAGCAGGGAGGCCCAGTGCCCTTACCTCCAGGAGCCCCGGGGCAGGGAGGATCAGCTCCTGTGGGCTCTCCTGCAGCCTGGAGAGGCCGTCCCTCAAACACCAGCCCCTCTCTGCTACCCCTGCAcagcccagggcccaggggcACACCACTCGCCCCCAGAGCCCCGGGAGCACCGAGGGGCAGTCATGTGGCCCCAGTGCTTCACCCTAAGGTGCCAGGCTACTGGACAAGTAGGAAAGGGTAACATGCCCCGTGGGCTGTGAGCCACCCCTACCACCCCCACCATCCCAGCTGTGCTCCAGGTGGGTGGGAGCTGGGCAGGAGGGCAGGCCTGCGGGCTGAGGTCTCTGGCTTTGGCCTCCGCCCCAGCACGCAGAGCCCTGGCTGAAGTCGAGCAAAGGCTACGAGCGCAAGCGGGTGGTGCAGTCCATCTTCCTGCTTCTCAAGTACGTGGTGGACTACGTGAAGCTCACCGTGAGTGCCCCGCCgggcccccaccccgcctcctctCGACTCCCGCAGTCCCTGTCTGCTGAGCACAGGGATGCTTGGCGAGCGCTGGGGCCCAGACACCCTCCCACCAGGAGCCCAGACCTGGGGTGGAGGTCGTGGTTCAAATAGAACAGGGACGACCTGGATGGAAAGGCTCCCCGTGAGCAAGACTGGAAGGAAAGAGGGGGAAGCCGGGGGCTACCCGGAGCCCTCAGGCAAGGCCCGACGGAGAGGGCAGTGTTTGAGGACCGGGCAGCCGATACAAGGACCAGCTGGAGGAGCGCTTAGCTGAGAACTCTCAGCTCCAGGACCAGGAGCCGGGGGGGGGGCCAAGACACAAAGACCTGGAGGGAAGGGGACGGGCCCTGGTATGATCACTCCACCCTCAGCCAAGGCCCCAAGCTGCTGAAATACAACAGTAAACAGAGAAATATCCCAAAGCAGCCAGAAGGAAAGAGTGCACACACAGaggtgtgcacacatgcacacagggaaGGGAGGACAGGAAGTGCACTAACTTCCGGTCGGAAGCAGCGAGGAAACAGGGGTGCCAAAGGTGAACAAGGGCCCCTCTGCAGACGTGGCGCCAGCACCCAACCCACGAGACGCTGACCACAGGAACCAGCTGAGagctgcagggctgggagggACTGTGGAGGCGAGAAGCTGGGTGGCTGCTCACTGCGCACCTCCCCCAGGAGGAGGCCATGCCCTCAGGGCTGGGCCGCCAgctgggcctgctgctgctgctgtggtggGACAGGGACCAGCTCACCCAGAGCCACTCCCACCAGTGCGTCTACCTCTTCCTGCAGCTTCTGATCCAGCAGAAGGGTGAGCCATGGGGCCAGgggaggcctccctggtggtgtggggggagggtgtcgtctcccaggctgcaggccTCCTGACCCAGCATCCCACCGCAGGGAGCGCGTCGGAGTTCATGCATCTGAATAAAATGAAGAACTTTGAAGCAAAGGCTAACAAAGATTCAGAGCTGAAGTTCTACAGTTTGGTGAAGGTGAGGGCTGGGAAGGCTGGAGGGTGCTCCTGCAGAGCCCCGGACTGCCCAAGAGCACTGAGTCGgcctgcccatttcacagatggggccAGGGGAGGGCCTCTGCAATCTGGGCAGGTTAGTAAGTGCCCGGTCCCCAGAGCTCTTTCAAGGGAAGTAcctcctttttcttccccttagaactccacccccaccccactcacccAACCGTGATGCGGTCCCTTAGGAGACACAGAGTCTGTGGTCTCACAGACATTTATAGAACCTCCCTTCCCAGCATCCTCTCCTTCTGGACCCCCTGTGGCCCCCCACTAGGGTGACAGCTGGCCTTAGCACCCCCATCCCTGGTTAGGGCAAGCAGGATGGCTGGTCTCCCTTCTCTCGCCCcctctgcccccccaccccccacccagatCACGTCCTCGGGCTCAGCTCTCCTTTTGAGTTGGACTGGGATTCTTGGGCTTGGGTTTGAGTCCAAAGTCTGCGCCTCACTGATTGAGTGCCCTGGTGGGTCGTCGAACTTTCTGTGCCCGTTTCCCCACCTTTTGAGGGAGGCTCACCGAGCCTGGTATCCAGCCGCTCTTATCACAGGCTAGAACGGGAGCACGGATGTCCCTGAGGACCCTCCCCAGGGGCTCACAGCCAAAAAGCCCATGCCTCTAGCGGGTGCCCTAGAGGCAGGGCCCGGGCAGAGTCCCAGCGCCCTCGACTGAGGAGGGGTGAGGGCTGAGCAGGGTGTGGTCTCAGCCCCGCCCAGGGGAGGCACCAGAGTCAGCCCCCCCTCTATCCCAGGCTAGGGGTGGAGCACAGCTGCTTGCCCTCTGCCTCTGCAGAGCAGTTTTCCAGAGAACGGGCAGCTGTGAGCCTGCAGCGGCCACATTTCTGGCTACTGAGTGGCAGTCCACGGCTTGTGGAGGCCAGCCAGGCCGGCACCAACAGCCGCTGGGGTTAGGGGTTCAAGTGGGGCCCTCCTGGGGTCTCTGCACTCTGTGCAGCTGGTGCTCACTCTGTCCCTGGGTGAGAGCACAGCCCAGCTTCGTCTTCAAGCACACATGGGGATGGCCTGGACGGTGGCTGCCCGGGGAAGGAACCCTCGGCCCTTCAGCCCGGCCCCTCTGCTGCAGACCTTGGACGAGCACCTCACGGTGGCTCAGCACACACAGCTCGTGCTCACGCTCCTGCAAGGGCTGTGTAGCCACGACTCCCTCAACAGCCACCTGGCCTCGGAGCTGCTCATGACCATCATGGAGGACCGTAGCATCAAGCCAGAGCAGGTGGGCCGCCAGGCAGGGGCCATGCACACACCAGGCCTCTTTACCAAGGCCCCCTGAGCCCTGGAAGCAGGAAGTCCTGAGGCTGCTCTTGGCCATTTGCTCTGGTCGGCAAGGCTGAGCTTCAGCGAGGCCCAGGGGTCCCCATCTGGCTGGACTCCTCAATGTCCCAGGCCCCTGCCACAGGCAATCAGAGGAGCACCCTGCCTCTGTCACAGTCTTGTCcagcaagaaagagagaaagaggcctCACCCCCGCCAAGAGTTTGACTGCCCTGGTCTGGCTCGGCCAACCTAGTCCACAGCCCACTCGAAAAGTCACCTTCCGCAGAGACGGCCAGGCCCACTGGGCCCTTGAGCTGATGTCCATTTTCACATGAGCCTGCAGCAATGGGGGGCTCAGCCCAGCTGGGGGCAGCCCCCTTGGGGCCTGCACACGTCCAGACACCCCACTGGCTGCAGGCGGGGACGTCCTCCTGGAGGAGACCGGGCACAGGGGCTGCTCCGAGGCTCTCGTGGCCCACCCTCCCCGCACAGGTGGCCGAGATCCTGCAGGAGCTGTTTCAGGAGCTGCCCTGCATCGTCTTCACAAGCATTCTGCAGACCACGATGAAGGCCGTGACGGTGCTGGGCACGCAGCACACGCAGCAGACTGTCGAAGTGATGCTGTCCCTGTGCCCTCCCTCAGAGAGGTAGGTCACTTGCGCCCATGGCCCAAAGGTGAACATCCGTCCATCCCCGTGGTCCACCCTCCAGTCCACAGACACTTCCCAAGGCAGAACTGCCCATGCACTTCAGCCTGACCCCACCCACTGCCTAGACTCCAGACCAGGGCAGCCAGGGTCTCTGAAGATGCACCATGCTGATGGGCTGAGGCAGTGTCCCAAGAAGGGCCCCATGGCAGGGATGCATCCCTTCAGGCTCAGAGAGCTCCCAGGAACCAACCTGCAGAGGGCGGGGAGGTCAGCTGGGAAACGTGACAGCACTAAAGAGCCCCCAGCAGCTCCCGTCGCTGCCTGGCCCTGAGCACACCGTGTCCCAGCAGATCCTGCAGAGCCTGGCTACCTCCACTGCCCTGCTGCCCTGGGGTCATGTCCCAGAGTGGCCAGCCAGCTGGCGGGACTGATCCCCGCCTCTCCAGGCAGGTCATGCCCCTGTGGAAGGCCCTGGCCACCAACAGCCGGCTGGCCCGCAAGGTCGTCACACTGCTCTACACGAAGCTGAAGCTGCGGCCCCCCCGGGAGCTCATCAAGGTCCCAGTGCAGGCTGAGCTTGTTTCCTTGCTGGTGAGCCCTTCCCCTGCACCCTACCCcctgcaaaagagtctgacatttgGGGGCCCTGGGGAGGCCAGGGTGGTCTGGCAGAGGGTCTCCCTGGATGCTGAGTCCCAGGGTGGGGCCAGCTTGAGGCTGGCACCAGACCCTCCTCAGGGACCAAGGGCAGTGCCTGTCCTCCTGCAGGCCCTGGGCACCATTTATGAACTCCTCTACATACGTGAGTACAAGGCCACGGTGCGCTGGGCCTTCGCAGGGATCCTCCTGGGCCTTCTCACCCAGCTCCACTACTTGTTTGAGCTGGATGTGGTGGAGGGCATGTCCGACTACCAGGAGGAGGCCTTGGAGGCCAAGGCCCTCAGCCCCTGCAGGTGAGATGTGAGACTCAGCCTCTGGGCCCAGCCCCCTCTCAGGACCCCAACCCACACCTTCTTTCTGGTTCCTTCCACTCACCCCTAGAAGCCCTGGTGGGCAAAAGGACTGGGGCTAAGGGCTGGAGACCCACCCAAAAAGGATGAGCTCTGGTCCCACCTGGGGGTCCAGGGTGGGAAGCAGGGGACTGAGCAGCAGACAGTGACCCTCCTGCAGGAGGGGCGTGTGGAAGGAGGCTGCTCGCCCCACCCAATTGGGAGAGCGTAGGTTATGCTGGAGAAGTGGGCCCTTGCCCTCTTTCACCCCATCTCAAGACCCTTCTTGCCCCTAGGACATGCCTGGAAGCCCTAAAGGGTCTTTTCTGGACCACCAATTACTGGGAGGTGTTCGCCCACGTCAAGCTGCTAAGGGGCTGGGAGCTCTTTGAGCATTTGGAAACCTACACCGAAGGGGTGACCCTCCTGGCCAGGTAAGCTCCAAGCCTGGGAGGGGCCTGCCCCAGACCGCACCCCTGATGGACACTGTGCCCCCCGCCCTCTGAAACTCCTTATTGGGACCCTGCACTCCAGGCTGAGTCACCTGGGTCATCTCCCTGAGTGAGGAAGGTCTGTTGGGATACAGGGGTCCCCTTGGCCAAGGAGGGAGACTTCATGTCCCCCTGTCGGCCTCCTCCATCTAACAGGGCCATGGCCCACTACGACTGTGAGGTCAAAGCGGTCTTGGGGCAGGCAGTCATCTTCCTGAAGAGCCCTGAAGAACGGGACAACATCGTAGCCATCCTCATCATCACAGAGGTCAGCCCCTTCCGGCCATGCCTCACCTCTACCCTCACCAGTGCCCTCTGGCCCTCAGGACAGAGGATGGACTTCCATCCCTACCCCTGAAATACAGGCCCCATAGCTTACGCCTTCCGAGTCAGATCTCCTTGCTGCCTGCAAGCACTGCCATGCCTCTAGCCCCGCTGTCTCATGCCCGGCTGCGGGCCCGTCTCCCCTGGCAGCCGTAAGAAACTGGTGAGCTGACTGTGCCGCCCCTGCCTAGTTTCTCAGTGGCCAAGAGCTCACCCAGTACATGTCTCGGAGAACCATAGACAGCTTCCTGAACCTGGGCCTCAACAACCCCAACCCGCTGGTGAGGGCCATGAGCCTAAAGGGCCTCTGCAGCAGCCTCATGCAACCTCAGAAGgtgaggagggagcagggaggaggcttCAGGTAGGAGGAGGGCGCGATGGAAAAGAGTCTCCGCCACAGGTCACCTAGGAAGGGGTGGATGAGGAAGGCACGGCAGGCCGGGGCGGGGCAGACGGGGAGGGCTGGGGACACCTTGCTGCACTGCGCAGCGCCGCGGGTCCTAGACTTTCTGGACCGAAAGGGGCTCAGCGACTTTGAGGTCTGCGACCCCGGCCTCCTTTCCAGGTAGACATCCCTAACCAGAGGCGTCCGTCCCTGCCAGGTCGTCCGTCCATACTCCACCCAGACACCGAGAGCTCACACTTGCCTCTATGGGGACGCCCTTCCCCCTCCTGCCTTGTGGGCCTCCGGGCACACGTCCTCCTCCAAGACCccagctgggggctggggccgGGTCTCCACTGGGCGCGAAGGGGGTCCAGGAGTGCCGAGGAGAGGCAGCCGCAGCGGGGGACTCGGCCTGGGTATATGGCGCTGGTGGAGAGGTGAGAAAGGGCACTGCGGAGGCCGCTGAGTGGGACAGCGGGCGGCCGCGTCTCCCGGCAGGTGGTCCTGCTCCGGAACCAGCTGACCGGGCTGCTGGACAGCTTCCTGAAACCCCAGCCCCAGGACCTGCTGGGCCTGATGGAGATCCTGGGTGACGTCCTGCaccagctgggcgcccagggcgtTGGCGCCGTCAGCGTCAAGATGGCTCAGCACCTGCTGCCGCTATTTGAAGCCGTGAGGAACCCAGTGCCCAAGCCTGCCAATCAGAA
This sequence is a window from Ovis canadensis isolate MfBH-ARS-UI-01 breed Bighorn chromosome 9, ARS-UI_OviCan_v2, whole genome shotgun sequence. Protein-coding genes within it:
- the LOC138446130 gene encoding maestro heat-like repeat family member 5 isoform X2, whose translation is MPSGLGRQLGLLLLLWWDRDQLTQSHSHQCVYLFLQLLIQQKGSASEFMHLNKMKNFEAKANKDSELKFYSLVKTLDEHLTVAQHTQLVLTLLQGLCSHDSLNSHLASELLMTIMEDRSIKPEQVAEILQELFQELPCIVFTSILQTTMKAVTVLGTQHTQQTVEVMLSLCPPSERQVMPLWKALATNSRLARKVVTLLYTKLKLRPPRELIKVPVQAELVSLLALGTIYELLYIREYKATVRWAFAGILLGLLTQLHYLFELDVVEGMSDYQEEALEAKALSPCRTCLEALKGLFWTTNYWEVFAHVKLLRGWELFEHLETYTEGVTLLARAMAHYDCEVKAVLGQAVIFLKSPEERDNIVAILIITEFLSGQELTQYMSRRTIDSFLNLGLNNPNPLVRAMSLKGLCSSLMQPQKVVLLRNQLTGLLDSFLKPQPQDLLGLMEILGDVLHQLGAQGVGAVSVKMAQHLLPLFEAEQEGVRGGAILLYGDVIYSGGKKFRQALKSHAFQALVPLLFHLADSCPEVVTKTKLTFLRCAILLKWEFRKELFSKLAWGHGPGAENDVFIYMVESNFSSYHQFLMQALVYLDSPNRCLKLTAMKFIGGILQDYFTDLCFYLKKGDVKTLKKCPVPSLCTCPPHHGLLCRGWRTLGSLLQTSRCSSRTPTP
- the LOC138446130 gene encoding maestro heat-like repeat family member 5 isoform X3, whose protein sequence is MPSGLGRQLGLLLLLWWDRDQLTQSHSHQCVYLFLQLLIQQKGSASEFMHLNKMKNFEAKANKDSELKFYSLVKTLDEHLTVAQHTQLVLTLLQGLCSHDSLNSHLASELLMTIMEDRSIKPEQVAEILQELFQELPCIVFTSILQTTMKAVTVLGTQHTQQTVEVMLSLCPPSERQVMPLWKALATNSRLARKVVTLLYTKLKLRPPRELIKVPVQAELVSLLALGTIYELLYIREYKATVRWAFAGILLGLLTQLHYLFELDVVEGMSDYQEEALEAKALSPCRTCLEALKGLFWTTNYWEVFAHVKLLRGWELFEHLETYTEGVTLLARAMAHYDCEVKAVLGQAVIFLKSPEERDNIVAILIITEFLSGQELTQYMSRRTIDSFLNLGLNNPNPLVRAMSLKGLCSSLMQPQKVVLLRNQLTGLLDSFLKPQPQDLLGLMEILGDVLHQLGAQGVGAVSVKMAQHLLPLFEAEQEGVRGGAILLYGDVIYSGGKKFRQALKSHAFQALVPLLFHLADSCPEVVTKTKLTFLRCAILLKWEFRKELFSKLAWGHGPGAENDVFIYMVESNFSSYHQFLMQALVYLDSPNRCLKLTAMKFIGGILQDYFTDLCFYLKKGDVKTLKKYFEMLKQDPDSVSRKFYKHFSEDVTELSQYVMIF
- the LOC138446130 gene encoding maestro heat-like repeat family member 5 isoform X1, which codes for MPSGLGRQLGLLLLLWWDRDQLTQSHSHQCVYLFLQLLIQQKGSASEFMHLNKMKNFEAKANKDSELKFYSLVKTLDEHLTVAQHTQLVLTLLQGLCSHDSLNSHLASELLMTIMEDRSIKPEQVAEILQELFQELPCIVFTSILQTTMKAVTVLGTQHTQQTVEVMLSLCPPSERQVMPLWKALATNSRLARKVVTLLYTKLKLRPPRELIKVPVQAELVSLLALGTIYELLYIREYKATVRWAFAGILLGLLTQLHYLFELDVVEGMSDYQEEALEAKALSPCRTCLEALKGLFWTTNYWEVFAHVKLLRGWELFEHLETYTEGVTLLARAMAHYDCEVKAVLGQAVIFLKSPEERDNIVAILIITEFLSGQELTQYMSRRTIDSFLNLGLNNPNPLVRAMSLKGLCSSLMQPQKVVLLRNQLTGLLDSFLKPQPQDLLGLMEILGDVLHQLGAQGVGAVSVKMAQHLLPLFEAEQEGVRGGAILLYGDVIYSGGKKFRQALKSHAFQALVPLLFHLADSCPEVVTKTKLTFLRCAILLKWEFRKELFSKLAWGHGPGAENDVFIYMVESNFSSYHQFLMQALVYLDSPNRCLKLTAMKFIGGILQDYFTDLCFYLKKGDVKTLKKWQVLSPPSAPALRTTACCAAAGGPLGLCCRLRDAQAGPRLREPQILQALLRRRH
- the LOC138446130 gene encoding maestro heat-like repeat family member 5 isoform X5, whose translation is MPSGLGRQLGLLLLLWWDRDQLTQSHSHQCVYLFLQLLIQQKGSASEFMHLNKMKNFEAKANKDSELKFYSLVKTLDEHLTVAQHTQLVLTLLQGLCSHDSLNSHLASELLMTIMEDRSIKPEQVAEILQELFQELPCIVFTSILQTTMKAVTVLGTQHTQQTVEVMLSLCPPSERQVMPLWKALATNSRLARKVVTLLYTKLKLRPPRELIKVPVQAELVSLLALGTIYELLYIREYKATVRWAFAGILLGLLTQLHYLFELDVVEGMSDYQEEALEAKALSPCRTCLEALKGLFWTTNYWEVFAHVKLLRGWELFEHLETYTEGVTLLARAMAHYDCEVKAVLGQAVIFLKSPEERDNIVAILIITEFLSGQELTQYMSRRTIDSFLNLGLNNPNPLVRAMSLKGLCSSLMQPQKVVLLRNQLTGLLDSFLKPQPQDLLGLMEILGDVLHQLGAQGVGAVSVKMAQHLLPLFEAEQEGVRGGAILLYGDVIYSGGKKFRQALKSHAFQALVPLLFHLADSCPEVVTKTKLTFLRCAILLKWEFRKELFSKLAWGHGPGAENDVFIYMAL
- the LOC138446130 gene encoding maestro heat-like repeat family member 5 isoform X4 gives rise to the protein MPSGLGRQLGLLLLLWWDRDQLTQSHSHQCVYLFLQLLIQQKGSASEFMHLNKMKNFEAKANKDSELKFYSLVKTLDEHLTVAQHTQLVLTLLQGLCSHDSLNSHLASELLMTIMEDRSIKPEQVAEILQELFQELPCIVFTSILQTTMKAVTVLGTQHTQQTVEVMLSLCPPSERQVMPLWKALATNSRLARKVVTLLYTKLKLRPPRELIKVPVQAELVSLLALGTIYELLYIREYKATVRWAFAGILLGLLTQLHYLFELDVVEGMSDYQEEALEAKALSPCRTCLEALKGLFWTTNYWEVFAHVKLLRGWELFEHLETYTEGVTLLARAMAHYDCEVKAVLGQAVIFLKSPEERDNIVAILIITEFLSGQELTQYMSRRTIDSFLNLGLNNPNPLVRAMSLKGLCSSLMQPQKVVLLRNQLTGLLDSFLKPQPQDLLGLMEILGDVLHQLGAQGVGAVSVKMAQHLLPLFEAEQEGVRGGAILLYGDVIYSGGKKFRQALKSHAFQALVPLLFHLADSCPEVVTKTKLTFLRCAILLKWEFRKELFSKLAWGHGPGAENDVFIYMRCVWRWTWTGWGEQEMPQLHSSVFRA